The Dromaius novaehollandiae isolate bDroNov1 chromosome 31, bDroNov1.hap1, whole genome shotgun sequence genomic sequence GCCTGAGAGAAACTGGATTCAGATGTAACTGCACTAGCTGATCCAGAGAGAAGTTGCTGTATGTGATATTCACAATACTGAATAAATAAGAAACTAAACCATTCTCCAACTGGACTtcgaaaaaagtaaaaaaaaaaaaaaaaaagttttgagagTAAAGCTGAGTAATACCGCTCTCagatattttaattctgttttaattgTCAATGGATATTgctaaagaatattgaactgaaactgtctagaggtagccgcttagcacaacttctataaaacttgcttagcatgagtcgctaaatttgctgaagtcttaggccgcacttagagaacatgaggaacttttacctagttcagtaagaaagggccccagggcTGGTTCAAGCTgcaagataagggagttacaagcagccTGCATTCCCATgtttcacactccaaaagggggGATGTccagactttgaaataaggcctgtgcagggcatcaggaccttgagggacaaagcctcccctcatcGATgaggcagtgttaattgttatggtcTGAAATTACCTCCTCCTcttcaggaccttgagagacagtgGCAGGacccaaaaagaaatgaaagtacatttgtcagcagaaaatgcaacagtaaagataagggaaaaaatacagcctgcctaggaacaaccatgagagccaataaggagcaggagaccccagacctaaatattactattggtctgaaccgtgtgaggggtggaaaacttaagttgaaaaagctataattgcccagggatttctttgtttggggtccctctttggaggcacccagctcgagctgtaattacagcacgtgTGCCATTaaaatttaagtatttaatttgctttgatttggctccgaacttttcagcaggaacctaaggtcagaccctgttatggtggccagcaAGCTTAACTTCCATAACAGATATAAAACCTGCATTTTAGAAGATGCTCAACACATAGGATACTCAAATTAATTGTGTGGGGGTAGCAAATAGGAGAGAAATCTTATGAGAAAACAGTGTCAACTGACTTCTGCTCTGCATCTATGTTGATTCTCTTGGGAGCTTAGACACCCACTTAAAATGGAGATGGTGTCATTGTAGGCACCATAGGTGGGATATAACCTGCAGATGAAGACCATTCATTTTAAGTGTAGGTGTGCAGTAGATGCTCAGCTGTCTACATTTAGCTGTCTAGGGCCATTTTTATTCCCATTGTCCTGCTGATAAAGGAGCTGTACTTCAATTCAGTTCTTGTGTTTCTCTTTTACTGGGACTCCTAGATGATAGATTCTTGATTAAACTGATTCTCTTGACACATATTTCACTGCAAAACATGCTCATAGAGGGGAAATGAGAATATTTATACTGCAGCTCTCAGCCATATGCTGTCACTCACCAACACCTTTCTAACAGTGGCTTTAAATGCCTATGAAGAAGGTCCTTCACAGTCCTGTTGCTTCAGTGATCACTTACAGCTACCCCACCACCACAAACCTCCCTCTGTaccttcttctcccttctcttctcatTCTCCCAGCAACGCCCACGTCCTCCACAAAGGACGGTGCTGATCAAGTCTTTGGAATAACAAAGGAAAATAGTTTGACAGTCAATTTAAGATTACCTGATGGGAAAAACTGATGTATTAGTCCGTGTCTGAGCAGATAATCAGTCCATGAGGTCACGAGTTTATCTGCCATTTTAGTCACTGAGAAAGGAAGTACAAATGAACAAAAGCAGGGAAACACTCAAAGGTTCAATGTGGCTTGAGAGCTAATACCCCAGACACATCCTTAAGACCAAGACCTGGCACTGCATCCTGTCTATGCTCAAATTACTCCTAAACCATAAGAAACCCACATGGGGTATCCAGGAACGGCACAGCATCCACAGGTGAGCCACCTGTTAGCTTCCCTTGTGAAGCATCTGCTTGAGGCCAAGCAGGAGACACTAAAACTCAGGGAATGATATGAGATGCCTCTCTGGCAAAAGCACCGCTCCAAGGGCTGGTGTATCCATTAGAACTCAAATAACCTTTTGGGGTCTTCATCTGAAATGGAgtctccctgctccacctcctcaCCACTCCTGAATCCAAACCTGATGCTTCAGCCTCAAAACCCCTTCAATCCTTGGTTCTCAGCGGAGATTCTTACTTCCAACCCTGGAATTCACCCACTACCCCTGTCCTAGAAACATCCCATcttcttttcctgagaaaaaaaacaaaaaaacaaaaaacccacaagtttCCAGCACCACTTTTATCCAAGAACCAAGCCACTGGGAGCCTTCCAGATCTTGTCATGAATGTCATGGTTTACATCAGcccccttcttttctcccatgCATGCAATTTCCTCACATGATCATGCTCCCTAGCATGATGTTTCCCAGCAAACCCCATGGCCCCTGAGAACTTGATGGGGGTGCTGATCAGGTCTTTGGCAATTCAAAGGAATACAGCTTGGCAGTGTAAGTGCCCTTACCTGATGGGAAAAAGAGGTTTGTTAGCACACCACTCCAATCTTCATAAATCACAGAGGGATGGAGCTTTCGTGCCATGTCAGTCACTGAAAATGGGAGCAGAAGTGAACGCAAAGTAAAGGACCACCTTATGGCTCTGCGTGGGCCAGTCACCCACTAGGCAGGGAAAGCCCCAGAGAGTCAATGTGCCTGGTGAGCTAACCCTTCACTCTTACTCTTTGAGCCAAGAGCAGGCGGTGCGCCATGTCTGCCCTGCCATCAATGACACCAGGTTCTCACTTGCATTTCCCCGCCTGGAGCTGATACTCACTTGTGCTTGCCCCGGCCATGTTTTCTGGGCAAGCAACCACTGCCAGCAAATCCTACTGTGCCTAACAACTTCACTTGCTTaactcttctcttccctttctcctaaCAATGCCTACGCCCACTCAGACCTTGAAACTAGATGCTTTGGTACCCCCATGGAAATGGTCTGGCAGCATAGCTGCCCTTACCTGATGACAAATACTGGTTTGGTAGTGCACTACTGCATGCATCAAGAATTGCGGCGGGCCTGAGTTTTTGTACCATGTCACCCACTGGAAATGGAAGTAGAAATGAACAGTGTGTGAAGGACTGCTGAGAAGCTGTTCCTGGCCTGGTCATGTTGCAGGCAGGGAAACACACAGAGACTCAAACTGGCTCCCTGGGGGCTCATCAGAGCCTCTCACTTCTGTCCCACAAACTCAGAAGCTACCTCGTTCCAGGACAATGTCCTTGCTTCTCTCTGCACACAACCCAGACCTCCAGCATGACTTCCATCCCAGAAACCAAGCCACCGGTAGTGCCCCTTTCCTCCGCCCTCCCCACTCTTCTTGCCATGAATGTGCTTGTTTCCTTCAACTCCGTGCTTCAACTCCTGTCCATGCGCTTAGCTCACATGCTCATGCTTACTCCAGATAGACTAACCTTTCCACACCTGCAGTATTGGGCTTGCCCAAGGAATGTCAAAATGTACGTGACCCTTACCTGATGACAAATACTGGTTTGGTAGTGCACTACTGCATGCATCAAGAATCGTGGTGGGCCTGAATTTTTGTACCATGTCACCTACTGTAAATGGAAGTAGAAATCAACACCtgtttatttcttctcccttctcttccccatttCCTATTAATGACCTAGTTCATTAGAAGTGGTAAAGGGCACTTCTGATCAGGTTTTTCACAGTCTGAAGGAATGAGGTAAGACAGTCTAATTGCCCTTACCTGATGGGAAATACTGCTTTGGTTGCACAGTGTTCCATACATTGTAAATCAATGACGGCTTGAGTATTTCTGCCATGTCAGTCACTAAAAagggaagtaaaaataaaaacaatgtcaAGTACCTCTGTGTAGTTTCTGATGGCTTGGCCACATTGCAGgctgggaaaaaaacagatattgaAGGTGGCTTCAGAGCTAATCCCCTGGATACATCCTTCATGTCATGGCCAAGCTGTGCCTCATGTCTACACTGTATCAGTtctgtctcttcccttccctAGTAGCACACCGCCTGCCTGTCATGTTTGCTCAGACACAAAATATTTCTCCCTGCTCATTTCCTACATTTGCCCATGAGAAGAATGGAATTTAAtgtccttcctcctttttcttccaacACTTATCTCCCTCAGAGAAAAACTTTTGAGCTTCACCTGTATGTATAGTTGAGCCTTTTTTTCTTGATCAGCTTGGTGGACACATGTTTGAAATGCGGAACTTATTTTGCAAATTCTGATCTCTTTGTATGTTTTGACTTCAATACACTTTTAAAAGGATCATGGAAGTGATAGACATACGGCACACTTTTATGTTTTAGGAGGAATAAAAAGTTACTTTTAATCTGAAGAGAAAATGTGGGTGGCATAGCTTATTAATTCTGGAAAAGCTGTCAGGTACACTTCAAATACATGCAACAGTTATGAATCCCAGTGGGCAAGAGGGCAAACGTGAAAACTTGTGGAAGTCTGAAGTCATTAGCTTTTCAGTCATTTGCTGTTGATTTCACCCAGGCAGATAGATAAATTAGAGGAAGAAAGTCAACCAGTACCAAAAATACTCAGGGTTTCCTAGTTtataatcaatttttttttttcaaaatgattcaGCCTAATTTTAATACTAGCACAAATCAGCAGCACATTTGTCATAATATGAAATAAACTATGGTGTTTTGCTCTCTGTCCAGTTCTCTTCAGCATAACCACTAGTCCCTTTATTTCTCATCTGGCTATAGATTTCTAGACTATGTAGATTTAGGGAATATGACTCCTATTCTCCTTTTTGACAAGACTGATGTGTCTGGGTGCAGACCTGCTTCTTTCTCACAGTTTTTCATGTTGGATATTCCTGTTAATCACTACTGTCATCACTGTATTTCTATTTCTGGTTCCTGCATGTGACATTTCTTTTACTGAAATTCTAGTTTCTTAGGGTAAACACAAGGCAAAAGTGGACATTCTACCAACTAAAGACAGTCAACCTTTTAGACTAACATGACAAAAAATATAATTATGCCAATTAACTATGCCTAAGCACCAGAATGATTGTCCAGAGCTCTGTGCAATCTGACTGACTGTCCAGCATACATTTGCTGATTGGCCACCTTTGGCACCTAGGAGAGGGGGTGTTTATCAGGAGTTACATACAATTTGCAAAAACAAAGGTTTAAAGTCTTCTTGACTAACTTTAGAGATCAAGAAAGTACATCTTGACATCTGAACTTGTTGTCTAGATAACCCATttagggaaaaggaggaagaggtgctCCTAAAGCATAATTCCTCTAAGCCAAAGGTAGATGTCTAAAATAGATTTCAAGAAAAGCTCATTGcaactgcttctttctttctgctgactATAAAGAGAAGTGAAAGAACCATCTCAGGTGTGGATATATACTTCATAGGTGTGTAAATATTAGTTTTTCTGAACTATTACTGTCTTCAGGTGTTTTAATAGGGTTCAACACCTCTAATGCTTAACTCAACATCTTTGAAGTCTAATTTCCCTAGGAAAAAAGACAACAACTATTATCAGCAATAACAGATAGTTTCTAATTCTTGTGTGGAATGATCAAATTACCTAAAATATTGGATGAGTGAATGGTCTGAACATCAACAAACCTTGAGGCACTGCCTTGTAGATTTGCATGCTACAGAAAAGTGGTGAGTTTGATGAAATTATCAGACAATAATCTTCTCATTAGCTGCTTCCCTCTACCCACAAAATTGTGAAATGGTCTTTAGTTATGAAGAAGGGCTCATCCCAAAATCTCATTCTTGGAATCAAACTAAACTACTGTGGCAACCAAAACTAGTACAGGCATTTAAAATGGGAGTGTCGAAGTGACACAAATATTCAAAGGTATTAAGCAAGGAAAATAGGAGATTTTAGATAAGCACACCCAGCACTGCCTATAATTAACATCTTGCAAGTCCGTTCCATAAAATACTTGCTGCTATTTACATGTATAAGGATATTAAAACCTACAAATACTGtcgagtgtgtgtgtgcgtgcatttGTGAAAGAGCGGGTGCTGGAAAATCTAGTTATCAAAAATATATAGAAGTTCCAACCTGTAGGACACATGGAATAAGGACATGGCAAGAGAGGAATCAAAAGCATAAAGATATTTTGTTCTTATAAATGACGAGAGGAAATTCCACCATCACCTGCAATTCTAAGCAAATATGATTTCTCAAGCTTTTGAACTTTGCCTTTGGTGGTAATAAAATGATTCTCTAAAGCAATAAAACACGGCTTTTATAACATGTCTTCTTGGGGTTACAGTCCATGTGAAACGCTTAAGTCTCAGAGTTCAAATAAAGTGACAAATCATCAAAGTGAAGTAATAATCCTGTTGTAGAAAGGCTACGTAACCTTCAGAAGTGAGACTGGGAGGAAGCAAGcctcctgtgttttcttttttgctatacCCTTCAGAATGAGAAGTATTACACTCTAGAATTGGTTGCTTTCATATATTGACTATAAAGTGCTTAATTCCAATGTGGACACCTACACTGCAGACACTGACAGTTGATCAGATGAATCTCCCCTTTCTGAGATTCTTTCACACTTAATATAGCTCAAGGAGACTTTCACATTTAATAcagctaaattaatttttcttctgcagcGTTCTCCATTCCTTTTTTGAAGCCACGTAAACTTTTGTCAGCCACACTGTCCTGTTAAAGTGAGTGCCACAGCACAACTGAAGAAGACAGGGAAAATATTCAGCTTCTGTTTGTCTTCAGCCTGCAAAGCAGTTCTCTCTTTTGACGACTGCAGAAACTTCTGTTATGAGACACAGTTCCCTATTcacttcattcatttcatttctcagCTGGCCTGTGTCATTGGCTCTCATTTGGTAGTTATTGCAGGCTTGTGTTCAGTCTTGTAACCTTAGTTTCTTAGTTTTGTCCTCTGTTGCTTTATTTATGCTTACCATTCCCAAACTGTTGTTTAGCATAGGGATGAAAAACAGATACTAGGCGTACCTCTGTCTTGTTGGGTAGGGAACACACAGATTCAGTGGAATTAAAGGGCAATTCTCTTCTTTTCTGTGGCTCCATCGCTAAGGAGCCATTTGTCCACCACAAATTAAGCTTCCACACTTTCCATATTCATCCAACCCCGACAACATTTCACCATATGGCTGAGAATGAGAAACACTGGTAGATCTATTAAGACAGCATGCAGTCTACCTTAGCTTGCTGGAGAACAACACGAAGAAAGGATCCAAGTGCTCAAATTAGTAGTTGCAATAGTTGCATTTGGCAGTCATAACAAAGGTTCAAAGCAATTGGAGCTGGAAAGAgtcttccttttttcaaaaatacagacCCCTTAAAAAGTAACACTTTTCACTTTCAAAGAATGAGAACTTTCCAATATGTGTGATTAAATTACATACATGTTATTGTGTTAACAGCCAAATTAACCCGTAGAAGAATTTGTAAGCCTGTATATTATTGACATTAGGAGTGCTACTGGTATATGAGAGATTCAATGGACTggagatgtttttttcttttatttgctccATGTGACTGACTTGAAACTGAATGTGTGTGCTTATAGGCTGGCACAAGATGAGGCTGTTCTGTTAACTTTGCCATTACTTTCATTCACACTCCCTTTGCATGAAGTATATCATGCAGAAGATCATGGCTGAAAAATCTAAAACTAGCAAGGCTTTTTTGAGGGAGCATAATGTACATTTCAATAGGTAACAATGTTGCACATTTTCTATATGGCACAGTACTTtactttttaatgttcttttcatattttatttttttcaatcaaCAGTAATATCTTGATGTTTCTCCAAATAAGGCAATTAAAGGTATCAAATACAACCAATAGCCATCCTGGGTGTTTTTACTATTGACAAAGTTTGACCATCAAAATGTTAATTGCTTAGGCTTCCTCTATAGACAATTTTGAGAGTTACAGTATGAAAAAAAAGACTACAGAACTGAATTCAGTCTGCTCTATCCATCACAACATTTTTACTAAAAGATTAATACAAATTCTTCCAAGAAAAATAGTGTTCTTGGTCACACTTACCTATGCTCATATAAAGGAATTTCAGCCTTCAAATTCCTTTGAAAACCCAGCCAACTGCTACTCCAGGTGAGACTGAAAAACTCAGAGGTACCTCTCAGCTTTATCTGTTCTTCTCCAATTGGGAATGCCTTTTCTAATGAATAGTGACTTAGATATTGTGTCAGCACTGAATAAATCACACATAACAAAGTCCAAAGTCATTAGATGCCAGCCACCACCTAGACCAAACAGTTAATGAACATCCTTTGTACCTATTGTGGCACTAGATTGTACCATTCTTGATAAACAACACTGGCACCTGGATTACATCAGGGATACAAAACCAAGACATTAGATACAATATTTCAAGTGCAAATACAGAATGTTGGAGAGGCTATGCAAGTATAGCTTCAATTGTTAGTGTCTGACATTTGAAAATCACAAACAATCAGCAGAAAAGACCTCCTTGGTCACTGAGCCCAGTGTCTTTTGCTTTGGTACTCCCCAAGTACTACTGGGAATTTGTAGAAGAATGGGTACAAAGGGAGCACAACAGGCCTTCTACTCTTTTGTTGGGGCTGGCATCAGTTCTTCTTACATCATTTCTTTGAGATGTTTAATTGTTCTTAATTACTGCTGAGAACGGAAACTTCATGCCCTTCCATACaatgcttctcttttttcttccattataACTTCTTTCTTGTATTGGCTGTCTCTTCAGATGAAAACATAAATGTAGGTTTCAACATGCAGGTGGCCATATGCAAGCCAGGCATCTATGTTACCCTTCTATTCAGTGAAGATGTAGAGAAAGATGGACTGGCGTGAAAAGAGGTGTCTATCAATTTTTGAAATGCTCTGTGGTATCATGTCTGGCCTCCAGTTGCCTCTCTAGAAGAGCTCCAGTCCCTTCTTGTTCCTAGGTCCTGTTTTTAAGTCCCATGCCAGTGTCTGGGAATGTGTTAGGCCACCTCTAATGGTACTAGACACCCATGATTTCTCAGGGGAACTGGCTACTGTGACACAGGAGATTTCTTATTGCTTCCTTTCATCCATTcccccctttctcccctctctcattccctttctcccttccttcctcaccttgcttgctttcttccctcctgcctttttcagtcttttccgCTCTGTCCTAATGTAACCTCTATGGCAATTCTTTGAACAGGGTTTAGTCTTAGTTTGTGGACTTTGTTCATTTCCTCACAGCATGGCACCTGCTCCTGTGACATTCATCACAGACCTTAGCACTGGATAAACCTGATaaaaacaagcagtaaaaagAACATGGAAAGAATTTGCTTTCTCTGTGCACCTCTGTTGAATAGAATACGATCAGTTATCATGCTCACTGATTTTCTTGATTTGGAAAAAAGAACATATATATAGCCCTTTATATTGGGTAATCAGGCATTACTTTAATCCCTGAAGAAAGCCCCTGAATCCTTCAGGGATGCTCCTTTGTGAAAGCATCTTCACTCATGTCCTCTCTTAGGCATCTGACCAAAACTGGTAACTAACAGTCTGAAAATTCCCCACTCTGTAGCAGTGCTTGCAGCTTGCCTGAAGGAAGTCTCATAGAAACTTCAGGAATTGCCTTTCTTCCCAAAGACTTACCCTCTCTTCTAGGGATCACACCTGACCTATTTACCAGGTCCTATTTACTTAAAATGCCACATTTGTATAAACAAATTCCCTGCGCTCCCACAGTGGAGGGGAAACAACCCACTCCATCTGAGTGCAGGATGCCAGTCCCTTACGGAACTAGCCCAAATCTTTAAACACACTTATAGAGGGCTGATTTATAAAGAGAAAGGAACACTTACAATCATCTCATTAAAAGGgtcacactgaaaaataaaagacattttaaaatactgattattGCCActttgaatcagaaaaaaaagtaaacaaagctACAACCTGGGAAGAACTCTGCCAACTTAAGTGGCAGGGTAAAGTCCTTCCCAGTACCACCCTGCAACAGGTTTTGAGAACACATACACCTACCTCACACACAActgtctgtgctgccatttctaCCTGTGGCCTACGGATTATCCTGTGCGCACTGCTGGTGTGCCACCCTGCTATCTCATGGATCTCCTGCTCAGATGAACAAAGACAATGATGGAATGATGGAAGAAGTCAtacaatatatataaaacttGCAAGCTTACATAGTTCAACTAGACTAATTCTGCTGTATTAGAAGCATCATCCCCACAGATGTAGATGAGAGCCCGGTAACTCCACAGCAAATTCTCTattccctcatgtcccccatccTGAGACAGTCCATTGATATGTAGTCTGAAGACCATTTCAGGTCACCCTCTGCAGGGACCACGTTCAGAGCAGTGTGTATGGGGCAGATGGCTTCCATGCCAGGGCAGACAGAAGGCCCCAAGATGTTCTTGACCCTGTGCCCTGCATCCTCCGGGACACCTTGGACAGGACCCTGACTACCACTTTGAGCGGGAAGGTGAAGAGAAGGTGAAGCCCTGCTGCCAAGACCTTCGGGGTGTTACCAGGGAAGGCGTGGAAGCTGCCAGGTGCCCTGAGGAGGCTGCCATGTCCTGCAGACCCGTGTACTGGGAAACCAGGGAAGGGAAACGGATTAAAACAAATGTGCCCCACCTCCTAAAATTCAGCAGGTTACATGACTTAACACTCTGCGATTTGCTCTTTGCTTCAAAGCTCAGATTCATGATCTGCCTTTATTGATTCAGTCATGGCGTTTTCAAGGAGAAAGTCTTCCATCCCTCACCATCCCCTCGGCCCTCTCTTGGGGAGGTGACTCTAGCAAATGactgctgctcagctcttgcGGATGTCTCTGTAAGGCTTGTAAATACATGCCATGAAGTTTTCCTCCACTGGATGCAGTAAGTGTTTGGGAACCCAGCTCCACTGCATCCTGCACTCTGGATCATGGGCATCAGAGGAGCTGGCCCCTGCTTGGCTTCCTCACCTGTACGAGAGCTACGGTCCTTTACTTGCTTAAGAATTAAAGGACATTGAGAAGTTgtcaaaggaacaaaacagcaacaCAATTCCCACATCCATTGCTGTTTATAATCCCAGTTACATGCAATGCACTTGGCACAAGCATTACAGCTGGATTTTTGACAATCAGCGTTAGCAAAATCAGGCAGAAGAGCAGAGAGTCGTAGCTGGTCTGATGTGTCTGTGCCACTTGCTGCATCATGCCAACCAGAGCTTGCTGGAGAGCATGttgggctgcagctgcctttcACTCTAAAATAAGAGATTGATGAAATGGATCTCACTCTGCCAGCTTTTTCTGCCAGGAATTAGGGGTGAGAAAAAGGATTCTCCAGCATCCTGGCATGTGATTGTGTGTCCGGTGCCTCCTCTGTTGATTGTGCTACTGCCAATACCTTGGGTTCTGGTATTCTGACAGCAGTCACCCGCAATGTAGAGGGAGGGAAAGACATTTTCattctgccaaagagtatttggAGAACTGTGCGAGGGAGAAGTTGCGTGGGCTTTGCCACATGAGAGTGTTCTGCTCACAAAAAGTGAAGGTAAACTGCACTAAGTGGCTAGCAGCTGAACTCTAAGGTTTCTTCTTCTTGTCTGGCTCATTGAAGGACTAGCAAGCAGTGATGGGAGTGTCTGGTAGGAATTTGCTGTAGCGCTTTGATTGGAGGGCACAAAGCTGGGGATAGATGTCTGATAGGAGTGCAGTCTCTTCCTGGATCTCCATATTGGTAATCCATTTACTCATCATCATGATCCTCCTCAAAGCCCTGGACTATTTTCAGTGGCTCTGTGTCGAGCTTTGCAGAAGTGGAGCCTGttgagaagaagggaaagaactTCCCTTCCTGGCTGCTTTCTCCACCAAGGCTGAAAGTGTACACAGCTGTCTTCTTGCTGACATTATAAAAGCACAGCTGCTTGGCTGTGGTGTCCAGGAAGATCCCAATCTTTTGTGGTTTCCCACTCACAGCCAAACGGGTCCAAGGCTCTGTGCGGGCCCAATACTCTTGCCCATCTGCTAACCCTATGACCCAGAAGCCATTCTTAGGAGACAGAGTCAATGTCCCTTTGCGAGCCACAGGCTCCCGGGCAATGCCCACATcccagtttcttctctttccaacATCCACTTCCCAATAGTGTTTCCCAGATGTGTATCCTTCCTTGGCCAAAAGGAAAGTGTGGGAATCAAATCTCTTCTCTGTCCTGGGCACACTTCTGATAGTGCCAGTGTCTGTCACTCTCTCCCCATCTTCAGACACCTCCAGCCTTGGATGAGCTGTGTCAGCATCCAGGCACACATCCACTGCAAAGACCAAGTCATTCCTTCAGTATCAAAAACCACGAGGGCTGCTTTTCTGAAACTTTCTACCCTGGCTCCCCATATTCCTGTCCCCTTGCCatccctccccttcctcttccatcTTCCCTAGTTAGCCTCTGCTACAGGATACCTCCAACCATTGCCCTCCCAGATCTCGCATGTCCCTTGCTCTCCTCTATGTTGTGCTGAGAGAGCAGCCAGCGTGTGTCAAATGCACAGCAACTCAGAGACACTCTGTTGCAAATGCAAGTAGTGCCAAGAAGCAATGTAAGGGGATTACCACCCTTTTCCTTCACCACTGAGACTCTGCACAGGTGAGCTGAGGAAAAGAACCATGTCTTGGCAcatacagcttctctgggcaaaaGCAGAAGCCCATCAGCTATTTGCATGAGTCTGGGGATAAATCAGGCTGGCCAAGACTGCACGGCCAAAGCAGGCCGGGTGGCTGATGGGATACTTATTGAATCGGCCTTTGTAGGCAGCAGAGTCCCAGCTGCTGATCCCTGCCCATGCTCAGCC encodes the following:
- the LOC112996124 gene encoding uncharacterized protein LOC112996124 isoform X4 translates to MSIVTDMAEILKPSLIYNVWNTVQPKQYFPSVGDMVQKFRPTTILDACSSALPNQYLSSVGDMVQKLRPAAILDACSSALPNQYLSSVTDMARKLHPSVIYEDWSGVLTNLFFPSVTKMADKLVTSWTDYLLRHGLIHQFFPSGPEEEELEPALGPFLTELDYHQLKTELEFVKLQRYKGGHIFWNL
- the LOC135324089 gene encoding butyrophilin subfamily 1 member A1-like, translated to MGMREGRKVVWGKHEFCAQVKEENDRLLEEHTQVKEENGKEPIVVSISGAAAHAEAAQWRSLSAVATCPAGLCAEKEHVGRRQRGPDGRSKRRCEGRKEQSAFSFAFLAQVKEENGQLQGQLGGAEEKIDRLLEEHKFLNIQRHKVDVCLDADTAHPRLEVSEDGERVTDTGTIRSVPRTEKRFDSHTFLLAKEGYTSGKHYWEVDVGKRRNWDVGIAREPVARKGTLTLSPKNGFWVIGLADGQEYWARTEPWTRLAVSGKPQKIGIFLDTTAKQLCFYNVSKKTAVYTFSLGGESSQEGKFFPFFSTGSTSAKLDTEPLKIVQGFEEDHDDE